The Sporosarcina ureae genome includes a region encoding these proteins:
- the rpsD gene encoding 30S ribosomal protein S4 gives MARYTGPSWKVSRRLGISLTGTGKEIEKRPYAPGQHGPNQRKKLSEYGMQLQEKQKLRFMYGVNERQFRTLFNKAGKMQGIHGENFMILLEARLDSVVYRMGLARTRRAARQLVNHGHILVDGKRVDIPSFAVKPGSEISLRERSQNLTAIEEALEVNNFVPDFVTFDKDTKKGTFVRLPERGELAAEINEALIVEFYSR, from the coding sequence ATGGCTCGATATACAGGTCCATCTTGGAAAGTGTCACGCCGTTTAGGTATCTCACTAACAGGCACTGGTAAAGAAATTGAAAAGCGTCCATACGCACCAGGACAACACGGTCCAAACCAACGTAAAAAACTTTCCGAATACGGAATGCAATTACAAGAAAAACAAAAACTACGCTTTATGTACGGAGTAAACGAACGTCAATTCCGCACACTTTTCAACAAAGCTGGTAAAATGCAAGGTATCCACGGTGAAAACTTCATGATCCTTCTTGAAGCTCGCCTAGATAGCGTTGTATACCGTATGGGTCTTGCACGCACTCGTCGTGCAGCTCGTCAGCTAGTCAACCACGGCCACATCTTGGTAGACGGCAAGCGCGTAGACATCCCTTCATTCGCTGTAAAGCCAGGTTCTGAAATCTCTCTTCGTGAGAGATCACAAAACTTGACTGCTATCGAAGAAGCACTAGAAGTGAACAACTTCGTTCCAGACTTCGTAACTTTCGACAAAGATACGAAAAAAGGTACATTCGTACGCCTTCCAGAGCGTGGCGAATTAGCTGCTGAAATCAACGAAGCATTGATCGTTGAATTCTACTCTCGTTAA
- a CDS encoding DUF4145 domain-containing protein, with translation MKLRNENNLSYEGKINGLQTYGVIVWKQAGTLHQIRHPGNVLAHELQVPRRNTIRNGLVIIENWITNIFELDNIKLVEV, from the coding sequence TTGAAGTTACGGAATGAGAACAATCTTTCGTATGAAGGGAAAATTAATGGACTACAAACCTATGGTGTCATAGTGTGGAAGCAAGCAGGTACTTTACACCAAATTAGACACCCTGGGAATGTGTTGGCCCATGAATTGCAAGTGCCTAGAAGAAATACTATAAGGAATGGTTTAGTGATCATAGAAAATTGGATAACTAATATTTTTGAGCTAGATAACATTAAATTGGTAGAAGTGTAA